The genomic segment CTTCCAGCACGTATTTCGGTCGTCGTGTCGTCCGTTCGACGCACCGTGTCGTTAACGTGTTCGCGCGTCCCCCGTACCGCATGTCGCGTCTGATTTGCCAGTAATCGAGAAGCGCGCCACCAAGTGCTGCGAGCAGCAACAACGAAATCAAACCAAATTCCAGCCAACTGAACATGCCGGTTAAGAGGAAGCGGATGACCATTCCAATTGTAAATAATCCATACAGAAACAGCATTTCACCCATCGTCCTTCTTGCCTCCTTCCGCTACTTCAATTCCGTCATTTTTAGTGTACACTAGCACGATTACGATAGTAAGGATTATCTAAATGAGTTAAAATATGTTAAAAGATGGAGTTCAAGGAGGAGATGCAGTATGACTGAACAACGACAAATCGCACTCGTGACCGGTGCAAGTCACGAACGGGATATCGGAGCAGCGATCTGTCGGACGCTTGCCGCACGAGGGATCGACGTTTTTTTCACCGCCTGGCAAGCCGACCACGACTGGATCCCGTCATTTGAAGCGGAACTGGCAGCTTTTGGTGTCCGGACAAGAGGATTCCTGATTGACCTAGCCGATCCGGCGGCGGCGGCAACTGTCCATCAAACCGTCGTTGAGACGCTCGGCCAACCGTCGATTTTAATCAACAACGCTGCTCACTCGACACAAACCGACTATTTATCACTCGACGCCGCATCACTAGACGCCCATTATGCGGTCAATATCCGGACGACGTTACTATTATCGGTCGAGTTCGCCCGCCAGCTGCAAGCGTCACCGTTACTTTCAGGACGAATCATCAACATGACATCCGGACAGGAACGCGGACCGATGCCGGGCGAACTTGCTTATGTCGCGACGAAAGGTGCGATTTCTGCTTTTACGCAGACGTTCGCGCAGGAAGTTGCCCCGTTCGGCATTACGGTCAACGCCGTCAACCCCGGTCCGACCGACTCGACTTGGATGACGGACGAGATCCGCTCCGCCCTGTTACCGAAATTCCCCTTCGGCCGCATCGGGACACCAAACGACGTCGCCCGTCTGATTTCGTTTCTCGTCAGCGGCGAAGGTGCCTGGATCACCGGGCAAATTCTGCATTCGGAAGGTGGCTTTATCCGTCAATAATGGCATAATCCGTTAGTCGGCGAACAAAAAGGTCACTGGACGATGATGTCCGGTGACCTTTTTAGTTTTCTTATGTTGCATACGAATTAGACGTCATCCTTGCAAAAATTGAGTCAAGGACGGAGCGACGACTTCTTCGCGTTCCAGTGTTTCATGACCGACGACCATTACTTGACCCGTTACGAGATCCACACATAACAGGTCTCCATACATGTCTTCGTATCCGATGATGTACCATGATTTTAATCGATCCGCTTGATGTTGTTCGACTTCAATGATACTCCGAAAAATCGCTTGTGATTCCTCAAACAGATCAACCGGATGAACACATCCATAACGTGGCAATCCATCGACATCTGTTAATCGTATTTCTTCTTCCTCAACAGGTAACATCGCCATTACTTGTTCAATCGTCATCACTTCTTCTTCACATCCCTTTTAGTAGCACGTCGCTGTTTCATCTTCAGTTTGATGCTTCTTTATGTTAGTAAACAAAAACAGACTTCGGAAACTTCCGAAATCTGTTAGCGTCATGACGTATTTTTCTAGGGTATCTCAGTCGTTCCGGTAGGTCAACCCAAGAAACTGGGCTTTTTGATTAAACAGTTTCCGGTAGGACAGGTAGCCGACCATGACGGAAGACACGGCAGCATTCGTCAAAATCAGGAACAGAATCAGCAACTGGTACATGACGGCTTCCATCGGATCGGCTCCACCGATGATCAAACCGCTCATCATGCCGGGAAGCTGGACGAGTCCCATCGTTTTCTGGGCCTCGATCGTCGGAATCATACTCGTCTTGATGGCGCTTTTCAAACTTCGGTCAATCGCTGTTTTCGGTGAACCTCCGAGCGCTAAAATCAGCTCAATGACTTCATCGCCCCGGTCGACCTCGTCCTTGAACTTATTCAGGAACAAAAGCGACAGAATCATACAATTCCCGATCACCATCCCACTGATCGGAATGACTTCCTGCGCTTCGAACGGAATGATTCGAAGACCAAGCATGATACCCATCGTCAAGACTTCGACACTGACTAACGTCAGTAAAATGATACCGGTAATCCCGGGAATTCCGTCACCTTTTTTGATGATGTTGAGCGTCGCCGCGACAATCATCAACAGAATCATCAACCCAATGTAAATTTTACTGTCACTTTCGAAAACGAACGTCAAGATATAACCGACAATCAACAACTGGACGATCGACCGGACCGTCGCAATCAAAATATCGTTGCCAAGTCCAAGCTTTAACGTATATGTCAGCACCAATGGAATCAAGATGAAGACTAAGGCGGAAGCGAGTTGCACGTAACTCATTGGTCGACCCCCTTGACGAACGCTTCGATGACGGGATTATCCGAGTCCTCAATCAATTCAATCGTTCCCTGTTGAATCAATTGCCCGTCTTTTAAGAACCACATGTCATCACTGACACGGCGCGCTTGTTCGAGATCATGCGTAATCCAGATCACCGTCACGTTGAATTCCCGTTGAACTTTTCGGACGAGCGCCTCGATTTCCTTGACCATCCGGTAATCGAGACTCGCCGTGATCTCGTCGAGCAGCAGGACATCCGGTCGGTTGACGAGTGTCCGCGCGATCGCGATGCGGCTTTTTTCGCCTCCTGATAGTTCTTTAACGTTTTGTGTCAACGGTATCTCTTTTAAGTCGACCCGCTCCAACAGACGTTTTGCCTCTTCCTGTTCCAGTGTCTGGTCGAAGATCGCTTTCGGAAGATTCAAGTTGTCGTACACAGTCCCCGCAATCATCGGGGCACTTTGAAAGGCCATGCCAATCTTTTTTCGAAGCTCCATCATATCGATGTCTTTTAAATCGGTTCCCTTAAAATAAATCGCCCCGGCGTCCGGGGAAAGTAATCCGTTGATTTGTTTCAGACACGTCGTTTTCCCGGCACCGCTCGGTCCGACGAGCGTCGTGATTTTTCCTTCCCGAAACGTCCCGGAGATCCCTTTTAAAATCGATTTGTACTGGACATCCTTAAATTCAATGACTGCCACACCACTCCACCTCACCTTTTTGGTCGTTTTTTCTAGTGTAGCAGGGACGGTTGCCGCGCGGACAGCAAGAAGGTTCGACCGATGCCCAAGGCTTAGCGAAAGTTAACGAATCGGTGATATCACGTCAGACGATAGACCCAAATTTCTTCACCGTTCGCTTCATCGATCCGTTTGATATCAACAAAGCCTGCTTGCCGGTAAAAATACTTGGCATGCGTATTTTCTGCGTGTAAACTCAACACGATTTCATCGACTTCGAAATGGTCTTCGATGAAGCCGATTGCTCGTTTTAAAAACTGCGTTCCTAAGCCTCGTCCTTGGTATGGCTGACCGATCATGAACCGGTCAAGCCAAATGTACTTGTCAGTCCGGTTTTCAGCACCAATCATCATGAACCCGACCGGCTGCCTGTTTTCGCATAAGGCATAACAACGCCAGTCGTGATCGTGATCGTTCATCGCTTCTTGAAGCGACTGCGCGTTCGTTTCGATGTATGTACGCTGCGCAGGTGCGACGGTTAATGTCAAAACCTTGGCCTGATTCGCGTCATTAATCTCTTCGATTGTCATCATTGCTCATCCCCCAACTCTGTGTTCTTGTAAGATCTACAGCCTGCTCAAGCCACGAACAAATCCCGCATCGCTTAACCAAACTACGCGCGATACGGGTTATAGCGTACAGAGATCAATGAAACAGGCGATCTTACCGTCCGTCACGAATGACACGTGTTTTCGCAAACTCATCTTCCGGTAAAACGGAGGCATCCTGCAGATAACGCTGACGGTCCTTAAAGAATTTCCCTGCTGTGAATACTTCACGGTAAGCAATCCGTTTAAGGATTTGTGTCGTTTTCAACGGTTGGTTGTCTTGACTGACGACACGGAGTCCCATGACACGACTGCCGACCGTTCGGCCATCCGTCAAGCGTAATTGAACCGTTTCCATGACGACATCGACGACCGACTGGGTGACGATGCCACGGATGACGGGACGTTTGCTCCGTTTGAGAATTGTTTCTTCAAGGACATTTACAATGACAGCGTTCAACATCAAATTAATGACAGCCGCCCCGATTCTTCGTTTTGTGAGAGATTCCATGTGGATCATCCTTTCTCGATTTGAATAAAAAAAATGCCACTTCTCTTTCTGAAGAAAGAAGTGGCGTCATGCAAAACGATGAAACGTCCTGTCTGCCCAGCCATGCGGTGATTTCAGAGGCAACGAACATCCCCTCTCTTTTCCCGTTTTCTCATGGATTTAATCGAACGGTGACCGTTGATGTTTGAACAGTAATCTGTCTGAGTGTTGAAGCGTCAGCGTTGTCCTTTGAT from the Exiguobacterium oxidotolerans JCM 12280 genome contains:
- a CDS encoding SDR family oxidoreductase — protein: MTEQRQIALVTGASHERDIGAAICRTLAARGIDVFFTAWQADHDWIPSFEAELAAFGVRTRGFLIDLADPAAAATVHQTVVETLGQPSILINNAAHSTQTDYLSLDAASLDAHYAVNIRTTLLLSVEFARQLQASPLLSGRIINMTSGQERGPMPGELAYVATKGAISAFTQTFAQEVAPFGITVNAVNPGPTDSTWMTDEIRSALLPKFPFGRIGTPNDVARLISFLVSGEGAWITGQILHSEGGFIRQ
- a CDS encoding ABC transporter ATP-binding protein gives rise to the protein MAVIEFKDVQYKSILKGISGTFREGKITTLVGPSGAGKTTCLKQINGLLSPDAGAIYFKGTDLKDIDMMELRKKIGMAFQSAPMIAGTVYDNLNLPKAIFDQTLEQEEAKRLLERVDLKEIPLTQNVKELSGGEKSRIAIARTLVNRPDVLLLDEITASLDYRMVKEIEALVRKVQREFNVTVIWITHDLEQARRVSDDMWFLKDGQLIQQGTIELIEDSDNPVIEAFVKGVDQ
- a CDS encoding ABC transporter permease translates to MSYVQLASALVFILIPLVLTYTLKLGLGNDILIATVRSIVQLLIVGYILTFVFESDSKIYIGLMILLMIVAATLNIIKKGDGIPGITGIILLTLVSVEVLTMGIMLGLRIIPFEAQEVIPISGMVIGNCMILSLLFLNKFKDEVDRGDEVIELILALGGSPKTAIDRSLKSAIKTSMIPTIEAQKTMGLVQLPGMMSGLIIGGADPMEAVMYQLLILFLILTNAAVSSVMVGYLSYRKLFNQKAQFLGLTYRND
- a CDS encoding RDD family protein, whose protein sequence is MESLTKRRIGAAVINLMLNAVIVNVLEETILKRSKRPVIRGIVTQSVVDVVMETVQLRLTDGRTVGSRVMGLRVVSQDNQPLKTTQILKRIAYREVFTAGKFFKDRQRYLQDASVLPEDEFAKTRVIRDGR
- a CDS encoding SMI1/KNR4 family protein, yielding MMTIEQVMAMLPVEEEEIRLTDVDGLPRYGCVHPVDLFEESQAIFRSIIEVEQHQADRLKSWYIIGYEDMYGDLLCVDLVTGQVMVVGHETLEREEVVAPSLTQFLQG
- a CDS encoding GNAT family N-acetyltransferase; this encodes MMTIEEINDANQAKVLTLTVAPAQRTYIETNAQSLQEAMNDHDHDWRCYALCENRQPVGFMMIGAENRTDKYIWLDRFMIGQPYQGRGLGTQFLKRAIGFIEDHFEVDEIVLSLHAENTHAKYFYRQAGFVDIKRIDEANGEEIWVYRLT